From Halobacillus sp. Marseille-Q1614, the proteins below share one genomic window:
- a CDS encoding KH domain-containing protein codes for MKALIETIVTPLVDHPEEIEINVKEEEHKVVYHLTVHSEDVGKVIGKNGRIAKAIRTVVYAAGSDLKKRIYLDIM; via the coding sequence ATGAAAGCCTTGATCGAAACGATCGTTACACCGCTTGTTGATCACCCAGAAGAGATCGAAATTAACGTTAAGGAAGAAGAACACAAAGTTGTTTACCACTTAACTGTTCACAGTGAAGATGTTGGTAAGGTGATTGGAAAGAACGGTCGAATTGCCAAGGCGATTCGGACGGTAGTTTACGCCGCAGGGTCAGATTTAAAGAAAAGAATCTATTTAGATATCATGTAA
- the trmD gene encoding tRNA (guanosine(37)-N1)-methyltransferase TrmD — translation MHIDILTLFPEMFTGVMDASIMKRARDKGAFSYDTVNFREYTTNKHNKVDDYPYGGGAGLVLTPQPIFDAVEATKERRKSKPKVVLMCPQGQPYTQKKAEELAEEDHLIILCGHYEGYDERVREKLVDEEISIGDYVLTGGELGAMVVIDSVVRLLPDVLGNEQSAPEDSFSNGLLEHPHYTRPSSFRGHDVPEVLLSGNHAKIEEWRHYQSLKRTYLRRPDLLKERKLTDQEKAWINEWE, via the coding sequence ATGCATATCGATATCCTAACCTTATTTCCGGAAATGTTTACTGGAGTGATGGATGCATCCATTATGAAACGGGCTAGAGATAAAGGAGCCTTTTCCTACGATACGGTTAATTTTAGAGAATATACGACGAATAAGCATAACAAAGTCGATGACTACCCATACGGCGGAGGTGCCGGGCTCGTCTTAACGCCTCAGCCGATATTCGATGCCGTGGAGGCAACGAAGGAAAGACGCAAGTCCAAGCCTAAAGTCGTCTTGATGTGCCCGCAGGGACAGCCTTATACGCAAAAAAAAGCAGAAGAATTGGCGGAGGAAGATCACTTGATCATTTTGTGCGGCCATTATGAAGGCTACGACGAGCGAGTTCGTGAAAAGCTCGTAGATGAAGAGATTTCGATCGGGGACTATGTTCTTACAGGTGGTGAACTCGGAGCCATGGTCGTCATCGATTCCGTTGTACGGCTTTTGCCTGACGTTTTAGGAAATGAACAATCGGCTCCAGAAGATTCTTTTTCCAACGGACTTCTTGAGCACCCTCATTATACAAGACCCAGCAGCTTTCGGGGTCATGATGTTCCAGAGGTTCTCCTTTCTGGAAACCATGCAAAAATAGAGGAATGGAGACACTATCAGTCACTGAAGCGGACCTATTTACGCCGTCCCGATCTTCTGAAAGAACGCAAGCTGACCGACCAGGAAAAAGCCTGGATAAACGAATGGGAATAA
- a CDS encoding YlqD family protein, with translation MQIIQRIPVKEILTDDSRQALKDRLNSKYERLDKECQQLKFQQKKLERSHDYEQNDVRQRFVREISRRQDAMKRIQFQLNQLDVLPAGEELKVDEVETIVELEEGDSYEEVVNKREIVIKDGIVIRAR, from the coding sequence ATGCAAATCATTCAGCGGATCCCCGTAAAAGAAATCTTAACTGATGACAGCAGACAAGCGTTAAAGGATCGGTTAAATTCGAAGTATGAACGTTTGGATAAAGAATGCCAGCAGCTGAAATTTCAGCAGAAGAAGCTGGAGCGCAGCCATGATTATGAACAAAATGATGTCCGCCAGCGATTCGTTAGAGAGATATCACGACGACAGGACGCTATGAAGAGAATTCAGTTTCAGCTGAATCAGCTGGATGTACTTCCTGCGGGAGAAGAACTAAAGGTAGATGAGGTAGAGACGATCGTTGAGCTTGAAGAAGGCGATTCATACGAAGAAGTTGTTAATAAGCGTGAAATTGTAATTAAAGATGGAATTGTAATACGAGCGAGGTAG
- the lepB gene encoding signal peptidase I, which yields MKKQWFEWVKAFAIAAVLAVIVRVFLFAPVIVEGPSMMPNLHNGEHLIVSKINYTLGEPERFDVAVFHATDQQDYIKRIIGLPGEEVAVQNDQLYIDGEVVEEPYLDEQKQSIPPGQDLTDDFTIEQLPGGHLTVPEGHVLVLGDNRDNSTDSRSIGMVSYEQLVGESLFTYWPLDKIGLID from the coding sequence ATGAAGAAGCAATGGTTTGAGTGGGTGAAGGCGTTCGCGATTGCTGCGGTGCTCGCGGTAATTGTCCGTGTGTTTTTGTTTGCGCCTGTAATCGTTGAGGGACCGTCCATGATGCCCAATTTACATAATGGGGAACACTTAATTGTGAGTAAAATTAATTATACTCTGGGTGAGCCGGAACGGTTTGATGTAGCTGTCTTTCACGCTACTGATCAACAGGATTATATTAAAAGGATCATAGGCCTGCCTGGAGAAGAAGTCGCTGTACAGAACGATCAATTATATATAGATGGTGAAGTAGTAGAAGAGCCGTATTTGGATGAGCAGAAACAATCTATTCCGCCTGGACAGGACTTAACTGACGATTTTACTATTGAACAACTGCCGGGAGGTCATTTAACTGTTCCGGAAGGACATGTATTGGTGTTGGGGGATAACCGTGATAACTCGACAGACAGCCGCTCGATTGGAATGGTTTCTTATGAACAGCTGGTCGGTGAGTCCCTTTTTACTTATTGGCCGCTGGATAAAATTGGACTTATTGATTAG
- the rpsP gene encoding 30S ribosomal protein S16, which produces MAVKIRLKRMGSKRNPFYRVVVADSRSPRDGRIIEQIGTYNPVANPVHVDIDADKAMDWMSNGAKPSDTVRNLFSKEGIMKQFHDKKNNK; this is translated from the coding sequence ATGGCAGTTAAAATTCGCCTAAAGCGTATGGGTTCAAAGCGTAACCCATTTTACCGTGTAGTTGTTGCTGATTCACGTTCTCCTCGTGATGGACGTATTATTGAACAAATTGGAACTTATAATCCTGTAGCTAATCCAGTACATGTGGATATCGATGCTGATAAAGCTATGGATTGGATGTCTAACGGCGCGAAGCCAAGCGACACTGTTCGTAACTTGTTCTCTAAAGAAGGAATTATGAAGCAGTTCCACGATAAAAAAAACAATAAGTAA
- the ylqF gene encoding ribosome biogenesis GTPase YlqF, with translation MTIQWYPGHMAKAKREAEEKLKLVDFVIELVDARAPVSSENPVLHQLLQSKPKMVVLMKKDLADPKVTEKWLDYYKKRGTHAIAIEANDKKDVQRVVSLAKDLGKSKIEKMKAKGLRPRALRAMILGIPNVGKSTLINRLANKKTAITGDRPGVTKKQQWIKVKKDFELLDTPGILWPKFEEEEIGYRLAAIGTIKDTILPKEDVAAYILDYITHHYPELLESRYGFQEVNDMMEAFEVIGKKRGCLESGGVVNFDKTSDVILQDLRSGKIGTISFEQPE, from the coding sequence ATGACGATACAATGGTATCCAGGGCATATGGCGAAAGCCAAACGGGAAGCTGAGGAAAAACTGAAGCTCGTTGACTTTGTAATTGAACTGGTGGATGCAAGAGCACCAGTTTCTTCAGAGAACCCTGTTTTACACCAGCTATTGCAAAGCAAGCCTAAAATGGTGGTCCTTATGAAGAAGGACTTAGCAGATCCTAAAGTTACTGAGAAATGGCTGGATTATTATAAAAAACGAGGTACCCATGCGATAGCTATTGAAGCGAATGATAAGAAAGATGTCCAGCGTGTCGTATCTCTCGCTAAAGATTTGGGGAAAAGCAAAATAGAAAAAATGAAGGCTAAAGGTCTTCGTCCACGAGCGTTGCGTGCGATGATCCTTGGAATTCCTAATGTAGGGAAATCAACACTGATTAACCGTCTGGCTAATAAAAAGACGGCTATTACAGGGGATCGTCCGGGTGTCACGAAGAAACAGCAATGGATTAAAGTGAAAAAAGACTTTGAACTGTTGGATACACCGGGGATTCTATGGCCTAAATTTGAAGAAGAAGAGATCGGATACCGTCTGGCAGCTATCGGGACAATCAAAGATACGATTCTGCCTAAAGAGGACGTTGCCGCCTATATTCTTGATTATATCACCCATCATTATCCAGAACTGCTTGAAAGCCGCTACGGATTTCAAGAGGTAAATGATATGATGGAGGCTTTTGAAGTGATAGGTAAGAAACGCGGCTGTCTGGAGAGCGGCGGAGTTGTTAATTTTGATAAGACGTCGGATGTCATTTTACAAGATCTGCGTTCAGGTAAAATTGGAACTATAAGCTTCGAGCAGCCTGAATAA
- the rimM gene encoding ribosome maturation factor RimM (Essential for efficient processing of 16S rRNA): MTEKLFNVGQIINTHGIKGEVKVRRITDFEERFKPGQLLYWVNDKNNVKELTVKSHRVHKGFDLLTFEGHSSINDVEQYRDGYLKVPKSEQEELGDHEFYFHEIIGSEVFLMNDEKVGEVKEILTPGANDVWVVRRHKQKDVLIPYIEQVVKEVDVENKRVIIDPIEGLLD; the protein is encoded by the coding sequence ATGACGGAAAAACTTTTTAATGTAGGACAGATTATTAATACACATGGTATAAAAGGTGAAGTAAAAGTCCGCAGAATTACTGATTTTGAAGAACGGTTCAAACCAGGGCAGCTTTTGTATTGGGTAAATGATAAGAATAATGTAAAAGAACTAACCGTTAAAAGTCACAGAGTTCATAAAGGTTTTGATCTTCTGACATTTGAAGGTCACAGTTCAATTAATGATGTGGAGCAATACCGTGATGGATACTTAAAGGTGCCAAAGAGCGAGCAGGAAGAGCTCGGAGATCACGAATTTTACTTTCATGAAATTATCGGTTCAGAAGTCTTTTTAATGAATGATGAAAAGGTAGGGGAAGTGAAAGAAATCCTCACACCGGGAGCGAATGACGTGTGGGTGGTGCGCCGCCATAAGCAGAAGGATGTTCTCATTCCTTATATCGAGCAGGTAGTGAAGGAAGTAGACGTTGAAAACAAACGAGTTATCATTGATCCAATAGAAGGGCTGCTGGACTAA
- a CDS encoding putative DNA-binding protein, whose translation MLEKTTRINYLLDFYQSLLTPKQRNYMELYYLEDYSLGEISENFNVSRQAVYDNIRRTEAMLEEYENKLMLYEKFEKRQQIIQQLKEAAEKTEIEKDINKWLDELQDLE comes from the coding sequence GTGCTTGAAAAGACAACGAGGATTAACTATTTATTAGATTTCTATCAATCTCTACTCACTCCCAAGCAGCGAAATTACATGGAACTTTACTATTTAGAAGATTATTCGCTGGGTGAGATATCAGAGAATTTTAATGTCTCGAGGCAGGCCGTTTATGATAATATTAGACGGACAGAAGCCATGCTTGAAGAATATGAGAACAAGCTGATGTTATATGAAAAATTTGAAAAAAGACAGCAGATCATTCAGCAGTTGAAAGAGGCTGCAGAAAAGACAGAAATAGAAAAAGATATTAATAAATGGCTTGATGAATTACAAGACTTAGAATAG
- the ffh gene encoding signal recognition particle protein, translating to MAFEGLSDRLQQSIQKIKGKGKVSEQDVKEMSREVRLALLEADVNFKVVKDFVKRIRERAVGEEVMGSLTPGQQVIKIVQDELTELMGGNESKIAVAKRPPTVIMMVGLQGAGKTTTTGKLANLLRKNYNRKPLLAAADVYRPAAIQQLETLGKQLSMPVHSEGTEADPVDIAKNAVAKAKEEHYDYVIVDTAGRLHVDGDLMEELQRIKEAVNPDEVFLVVDAMTGQDAVNVAESFDEQLDVTGVLLTKLDGDTRGGAALSIKAVTGKPIKFAGMGEKLDQLEPFHPERMASRILGMGDMLTLIEKAQSQVDEKQAKDLESKMRNASFTFEDFLEQMEQVKNMGPLDELINMIPGANKMKGLQNASFDDKQIVHVEAIIQSMTKKERIDPSLMNASRKKRIAKGSGRSVSEVNRLLKQFEEMKKMMKQMSNTKGKKGKGMKFPFM from the coding sequence ATGGCATTTGAAGGCTTATCCGACCGTTTACAGCAATCGATACAGAAGATTAAAGGTAAAGGGAAGGTTTCTGAACAAGATGTGAAGGAGATGAGCCGGGAAGTACGGCTTGCCCTTTTAGAAGCGGACGTAAACTTTAAAGTAGTAAAAGACTTTGTAAAACGAATCCGCGAACGCGCTGTTGGTGAGGAAGTAATGGGGAGCTTAACTCCAGGCCAGCAGGTTATCAAGATTGTACAAGATGAACTGACAGAATTAATGGGAGGGAACGAGAGTAAAATAGCTGTCGCTAAACGTCCTCCGACCGTGATCATGATGGTAGGTCTTCAAGGTGCCGGTAAAACGACCACGACTGGGAAGCTTGCCAACTTGTTAAGAAAAAATTATAACCGTAAGCCACTGTTAGCTGCCGCTGACGTCTATCGTCCGGCTGCCATTCAGCAGCTCGAGACGTTAGGCAAACAGCTGAGCATGCCTGTTCATTCTGAAGGTACAGAGGCTGATCCGGTGGACATTGCGAAAAATGCAGTAGCGAAAGCGAAAGAAGAGCATTATGATTATGTGATCGTCGATACGGCCGGACGCTTGCACGTTGATGGTGACTTAATGGAAGAGCTGCAGCGAATAAAAGAAGCTGTTAATCCGGATGAAGTTTTCCTAGTAGTAGATGCCATGACAGGACAGGATGCCGTGAACGTAGCGGAAAGCTTTGACGAACAGCTCGACGTAACTGGAGTGCTGTTGACGAAGCTTGACGGTGATACCCGCGGGGGTGCGGCACTCTCTATTAAAGCCGTAACTGGCAAGCCGATTAAATTTGCAGGTATGGGTGAGAAGCTTGATCAGCTCGAGCCGTTCCATCCAGAAAGAATGGCTTCCCGTATTTTAGGGATGGGAGACATGCTTACTTTAATTGAGAAAGCTCAGTCCCAGGTCGATGAGAAACAGGCAAAAGATCTTGAGTCTAAAATGCGTAATGCATCCTTTACGTTTGAAGATTTTCTTGAGCAGATGGAGCAGGTCAAAAACATGGGGCCGCTTGATGAACTCATTAACATGATTCCGGGTGCCAATAAAATGAAGGGGCTGCAAAATGCGTCCTTCGATGATAAGCAAATCGTTCATGTTGAAGCGATCATTCAGTCGATGACAAAAAAAGAGCGCATAGACCCATCGCTTATGAACGCGAGCCGCAAGAAACGGATTGCTAAAGGATCTGGACGTTCTGTATCAGAGGTAAACCGTCTTCTTAAGCAGTTTGAAGAAATGAAGAAAATGATGAAACAGATGAGTAATACTAAAGGGAAAAAGGGTAAAGGAATGAAATTTCCGTTCATGTAA
- the rplS gene encoding 50S ribosomal protein L19, producing MQQLIHDITKEQLRSDHPDFRPGDTVKVHVKVVEGNRERIQVFEGVVIKRQNGGISETFTVRKISYGVGVERTFPVHSPRIAKIERSRRGKVRRAKLYYLRNLRGKAARIKEII from the coding sequence ATGCAACAATTAATTCATGACATTACGAAGGAACAGCTTCGTTCTGACCACCCAGACTTCCGCCCAGGTGATACTGTTAAGGTACACGTGAAAGTTGTCGAGGGTAACCGTGAGCGTATTCAGGTATTCGAAGGTGTTGTAATCAAGCGCCAAAACGGTGGAATCAGTGAAACATTTACTGTACGTAAAATCTCTTACGGCGTAGGTGTTGAACGTACATTCCCAGTACACTCACCACGAATTGCAAAGATTGAGCGTTCTCGCCGCGGTAAAGTACGTCGCGCGAAGCTATATTATCTGCGTAACCTTCGCGGTAAAGCTGCTCGTATTAAAGAAATTATCTAA
- a CDS encoding ribonuclease HII, producing MMSYTIKEIKLLLDRGDFNADEIKRLRDDKRKGVQQLLAQYDQKIQRKEELKQQFNEMKNYENAAKASGKTIIAGIDEAGRGPLAGPVVAAAAVLPDHFYLEGLMDSKLLSQQKREEFYEYIINEAEVGVGVVSNEDIDRVNIYQAAKLAMQKAVDQLSTKPDHLLIDAMILDVSCSQQSIVKGDQKSVSIAAASIVAKVTRDRMMREIGDEYPHYGFSSNQGYGTKHHLDALEKYGPTPHHRKSFSPVKVRILL from the coding sequence ATTATGAGCTATACAATTAAAGAGATCAAGCTTTTATTGGACCGAGGCGATTTTAATGCAGACGAAATTAAACGGCTGAGAGATGACAAGCGAAAAGGTGTGCAGCAGTTACTCGCACAATATGATCAAAAAATTCAGCGTAAAGAAGAGCTGAAACAGCAGTTTAACGAGATGAAAAACTATGAAAATGCTGCTAAAGCTAGTGGGAAAACTATTATTGCCGGTATAGATGAAGCCGGCCGGGGGCCTTTAGCTGGGCCCGTTGTGGCAGCCGCCGCCGTTTTACCAGATCACTTTTATTTAGAAGGATTAATGGATTCTAAGCTTTTGTCCCAGCAAAAGAGAGAAGAATTTTATGAATACATAATAAATGAAGCGGAAGTTGGAGTAGGGGTAGTATCGAACGAAGACATTGACCGTGTAAACATATATCAGGCAGCTAAGCTGGCCATGCAAAAAGCGGTAGATCAGCTTTCGACCAAGCCTGATCACCTTCTGATTGATGCTATGATACTTGATGTCTCTTGTTCTCAGCAGTCAATTGTAAAAGGAGACCAGAAAAGTGTCTCTATCGCTGCTGCGAGCATTGTTGCTAAAGTTACCCGTGATCGAATGATGAGAGAGATAGGCGATGAATATCCACATTACGGTTTTAGCAGCAATCAGGGTTATGGGACGAAGCATCACCTTGACGCGCTCGAGAAGTATGGACCGACCCCGCACCATCGCAAATCGTTTTCACCTGTAAAGGTAAGAATCTTGCTTTAG
- the ftsY gene encoding signal recognition particle-docking protein FtsY — translation MSFFKKLRDKFVIDPEEIIEKAREESLKEQEEKMAEDPFDDDIYQDQEDEVTVQEDAAELPAEEELPEDEITFTEEETVPEEEEVFEGETEAEVEEDLLPVEEAPQEEEVSIAAKFKTGLAKTRNSFTSKINDLVARYRTVDEDFFEELEEVLISADVGVNAVMEMIEELEMEVKRRNIQDPQQVKEVISEKLVELYYGDEDEVQIEELNTNPDGLTIYLFVGVNGVGKTTTIGKLAHQLKAEGKKVTLAAGDTFRAGAIDQLNEWGKRAGVNVVKHSEGSDPAAVIFDGIQSAKSRKSDVLICDTAGRLQNKVNLMNELSKVKRVIEREVPNAPHEVLLVLDATTGQNAMSQAKTFSEATDVSGIVLTKLDGTAKGGIVLAIRKELQIPVKLVGLGEKVTDLEQFDAHAFVYGLFADMIDEQAQEQE, via the coding sequence TTGAGTTTCTTTAAAAAACTGAGAGATAAATTCGTGATAGATCCTGAAGAAATCATCGAAAAAGCGAGAGAAGAATCGCTCAAAGAGCAAGAGGAAAAGATGGCAGAAGATCCTTTTGATGATGATATCTATCAGGACCAGGAAGATGAAGTGACTGTACAGGAAGACGCTGCAGAACTTCCTGCAGAGGAAGAACTTCCTGAAGATGAAATAACATTTACAGAAGAAGAGACTGTACCTGAAGAAGAAGAAGTTTTTGAAGGGGAGACAGAAGCTGAGGTGGAAGAAGATCTTCTTCCTGTAGAAGAAGCTCCTCAAGAAGAAGAGGTAAGTATCGCTGCCAAGTTTAAAACCGGACTCGCTAAAACGAGAAACTCTTTTACGAGCAAGATTAATGACCTTGTCGCACGCTACCGCACAGTGGATGAGGATTTCTTTGAAGAGCTGGAAGAAGTCCTCATCTCCGCAGACGTCGGGGTTAATGCAGTTATGGAAATGATTGAGGAGCTTGAAATGGAAGTGAAGCGACGCAACATTCAAGATCCCCAGCAGGTGAAAGAAGTCATTTCGGAGAAACTCGTTGAGCTGTATTACGGTGATGAAGATGAAGTACAGATTGAAGAACTGAATACCAACCCTGACGGCTTAACGATTTATTTATTTGTTGGAGTTAACGGGGTAGGGAAGACAACTACAATCGGAAAACTAGCCCACCAGTTAAAAGCAGAAGGTAAGAAAGTAACACTTGCTGCAGGGGATACATTCCGTGCCGGAGCAATCGACCAGCTTAATGAATGGGGAAAACGTGCCGGAGTAAACGTCGTCAAGCACAGTGAAGGCAGCGACCCGGCCGCGGTTATTTTTGACGGTATTCAATCGGCAAAGTCGAGAAAATCTGATGTGCTTATCTGTGATACGGCCGGCAGACTGCAAAATAAAGTAAACCTAATGAATGAGCTGTCAAAAGTTAAGCGCGTTATCGAGAGAGAAGTACCAAATGCGCCTCATGAAGTACTCCTTGTCCTCGATGCAACAACAGGACAAAATGCCATGAGCCAGGCGAAAACTTTCTCGGAAGCTACTGATGTATCTGGTATTGTGCTTACTAAACTTGATGGTACAGCAAAAGGGGGAATCGTGCTTGCGATTCGCAAGGAGCTTCAGATTCCTGTAAAACTTGTAGGTTTAGGAGAAAAAGTAACTGACTTAGAACAGTTTGACGCCCACGCCTTCGTCTACGGATTATTCGCTGACATGATAGATGAGCAGGCGCAGGAGCAAGAGTAA